The following proteins are co-located in the Haloarcula marismortui ATCC 43049 genome:
- a CDS encoding valine--tRNA ligase, which produces MSDTQDPPQDESTTDESADALDGEYDPREIEPEWQDQWVADKTYAYDEDADTRFSIDTPPPTVSGNLHMGHLYQFTLQDFVARFHRMRDDTVYFPFGYDDNGIASERLTERELDIRHQDYPRREFQEKCRDVCTQFEDEFTQDVQSLAISIDWDNTYKTIAPDVQRVSQLSFLDLYEQGREYRQRAPTIWCPDCETAISQVEQEDKDKHTKFNDIAFDLVETGEGPADEDATFTISTTRPELLPACVAVFVHPDDDENQHLVGGSARVPLFEQEVPVIADERVDMETGSGIVMCCTFGDQNDIEWYQAHDLPLRLAIDESATMTDVAGEYEGMHTTEAREAIIEDLREEGSLLESRDHDHTVQVHERCEEEVEYLVTEQWYIELLDKKEEYIEAGRQMEWYPEKMATRYEHWIEGLEWDWCISRQRDSGIPIPVWYCDDCGEPVMAEREQLPVDPLSDAPPVDSCPECGHDSLTPEEDVFDTWATSSLTPLVNAGWDWDADSESFTMELPELYPFDLRPQGHDIISFWLFHTVVKCYEHTGEVPFENVMINGMVLDENREAMSKSKGNVIPPSEVLEEFPVDATRYWAAGTSIGDDFPYKEGDLEAGERLLQKLWNASRLVDQLTPAARPDEPEELAAVDEWLLAELDATVESVTAKFEDYEFSKARNELRSFFWNTFCDDYLEIAKQRLSDGEAVSTEFTLLQAHRTFLQLFAPFLPHITEELWERCYEEDSSIHTTDWPTSGGYDADLEAGETAMEVVSALRRYKTENGLPLNADLDHVEVFGHIAGFEDAVAEAMHVAQLDTYDEAPDITTEISGIDLDYSLVGPEFGSEVGAIDAAIEDGDYEIDGDTLQVAGVELDDEMFAVEESRTYSGEGEMTETESAVVVVR; this is translated from the coding sequence ATGAGTGATACACAGGACCCACCGCAGGACGAATCGACCACAGACGAATCAGCAGACGCCCTCGACGGGGAGTACGACCCCCGCGAGATAGAGCCGGAGTGGCAGGACCAGTGGGTCGCGGATAAGACCTACGCCTACGACGAGGACGCTGACACCCGCTTCAGCATTGACACGCCGCCGCCGACGGTGTCGGGGAACCTCCACATGGGCCACCTCTACCAGTTCACGCTGCAGGACTTCGTCGCTCGCTTCCACCGGATGCGCGACGACACCGTCTACTTCCCCTTCGGCTACGACGACAACGGCATCGCCTCGGAGCGACTGACAGAGCGCGAACTCGACATCCGACATCAGGATTACCCGCGCCGGGAGTTCCAGGAGAAGTGCCGCGACGTGTGTACGCAGTTCGAGGACGAGTTCACGCAGGACGTCCAGTCACTGGCGATCTCCATCGACTGGGACAACACCTACAAGACCATCGCGCCGGACGTCCAGCGGGTCTCGCAGCTATCCTTCCTCGACCTCTACGAACAGGGTCGGGAGTACCGTCAGCGCGCGCCGACCATCTGGTGTCCGGACTGTGAGACGGCTATTTCGCAGGTCGAGCAGGAGGATAAGGACAAGCACACGAAATTCAACGACATCGCCTTTGATCTGGTTGAGACCGGGGAGGGACCGGCCGACGAGGACGCGACGTTTACGATTTCGACGACCCGCCCCGAGCTACTGCCGGCGTGTGTCGCCGTCTTCGTCCATCCCGACGACGACGAGAACCAGCACCTCGTCGGTGGCAGTGCGCGAGTGCCCCTTTTCGAGCAGGAGGTTCCCGTCATCGCCGACGAGCGCGTCGACATGGAAACCGGCAGCGGCATCGTCATGTGCTGTACGTTCGGCGACCAGAACGACATCGAGTGGTACCAGGCCCACGACCTGCCGCTGCGGCTCGCAATCGACGAATCGGCGACGATGACGGACGTGGCCGGCGAGTACGAGGGAATGCACACCACCGAGGCCCGTGAGGCCATCATCGAGGACCTGCGCGAGGAGGGGTCGCTGCTCGAGAGCCGCGACCACGACCACACCGTGCAGGTCCACGAGCGCTGTGAAGAGGAGGTCGAGTATCTCGTCACCGAGCAGTGGTACATCGAGCTGCTCGACAAGAAAGAGGAGTATATCGAGGCCGGCCGCCAGATGGAGTGGTACCCTGAGAAGATGGCCACCCGCTACGAGCACTGGATTGAGGGGCTCGAATGGGACTGGTGCATCTCCCGTCAGCGCGATTCGGGCATCCCGATCCCAGTGTGGTACTGTGACGACTGCGGCGAGCCCGTGATGGCCGAGCGCGAGCAGCTGCCGGTTGACCCGCTGTCGGACGCCCCGCCGGTCGATAGTTGCCCCGAGTGTGGCCACGACTCGCTGACGCCCGAGGAGGACGTCTTCGACACGTGGGCAACCTCGTCGCTGACGCCGCTCGTGAACGCCGGCTGGGACTGGGATGCAGACAGTGAGTCGTTCACCATGGAACTGCCCGAGCTGTACCCCTTCGACCTGCGCCCGCAGGGTCACGACATTATCTCGTTCTGGCTGTTCCACACCGTCGTCAAGTGCTACGAGCACACCGGCGAGGTGCCATTCGAGAACGTGATGATAAACGGGATGGTGCTGGACGAGAACCGCGAGGCGATGTCCAAGTCCAAGGGCAACGTCATCCCGCCCAGCGAGGTGCTTGAAGAGTTCCCGGTCGACGCCACCCGCTACTGGGCCGCCGGCACCTCCATCGGCGACGACTTCCCGTACAAGGAGGGAGACCTCGAAGCTGGTGAACGGCTCCTCCAGAAGCTCTGGAACGCCTCGCGGCTGGTCGACCAGCTCACGCCGGCCGCCCGGCCCGACGAGCCCGAGGAACTGGCCGCGGTCGACGAGTGGCTGCTGGCCGAACTGGACGCGACTGTCGAGTCGGTCACGGCGAAGTTCGAGGACTACGAGTTCTCGAAGGCCCGGAACGAACTCCGGTCCTTTTTCTGGAACACGTTCTGTGACGACTACCTCGAAATCGCCAAGCAGCGACTTTCAGACGGGGAAGCTGTGTCGACCGAGTTCACGCTCCTGCAGGCCCACCGGACCTTCCTGCAACTGTTCGCGCCGTTCCTCCCGCACATCACGGAGGAACTGTGGGAGCGGTGCTACGAGGAAGATAGCTCAATCCACACGACGGACTGGCCGACCTCGGGCGGCTACGATGCCGACCTCGAAGCGGGCGAGACGGCGATGGAGGTCGTCTCCGCGCTCCGGCGGTACAAGACCGAGAACGGACTGCCGCTGAACGCCGACCTCGACCACGTCGAGGTGTTCGGCCACATCGCCGGCTTCGAGGACGCCGTCGCCGAGGCGATGCACGTGGCGCAACTGGACACCTACGACGAGGCCCCGGACATCACGACGGAAATCAGCGGCATCGACCTCGATTACTCGCTCGTCGGTCCCGAGTTCGGCAGCGAAGTCGGCGCGATTGACGCCGCTATCGAGGACGGTGACTACGAGATCGACGGCGACACGCTGCAGGTCGCTGGCGTCGAACTCGACGACGAGATGTTCGCTGTCGAGGAGTCCCGGACCTACTCCGGCGAGGGCGAGATGACCGAAACCGAGAGCGCCGTCGTCGTGGTTCGGTAG
- a CDS encoding DUF1405 domain-containing protein, whose translation MAPDEGVGGRIDAVVARVFSRRLPDAEGLPQYVAPLPAWLENVGLRLAWPIALVNLVGTLFGFWYYAGRPLNTAPPLVEGQLGAAPLAAYPLIPDSPVATMFIGLSLVAWRLDWDTQWLHMLGFFGCIKLGLWTPYVQLALNGPGGIPLWLYWFLILSHLAMAAEAFLIHRYASFSVMSVAVAVFWYGFNDVVDYFVPILDGPHHTWLRAEPIVAAGGFDHTVLAHDLAAGWAVVLTLIATFLALATRVEKVKRQA comes from the coding sequence ATGGCTCCGGACGAGGGTGTCGGCGGGCGCATCGACGCGGTTGTCGCGCGGGTGTTCAGCCGGCGGCTCCCCGACGCCGAAGGGCTTCCGCAGTACGTTGCGCCGTTACCGGCGTGGTTGGAGAACGTCGGGCTCAGACTTGCCTGGCCGATCGCGCTCGTCAATCTGGTCGGCACGCTGTTTGGCTTCTGGTACTACGCCGGCCGGCCGCTGAACACAGCGCCGCCGCTCGTTGAGGGTCAGCTGGGCGCGGCCCCACTCGCCGCGTACCCGCTGATTCCGGACTCGCCCGTGGCAACGATGTTCATCGGACTTTCACTGGTGGCCTGGCGGCTCGACTGGGACACGCAGTGGCTCCACATGCTCGGCTTCTTCGGCTGCATCAAGCTCGGCCTGTGGACGCCGTACGTCCAGCTCGCTCTCAACGGCCCCGGCGGGATTCCGCTGTGGCTCTACTGGTTCCTGATTCTGAGCCATCTGGCGATGGCCGCCGAGGCATTTCTCATTCACCGCTATGCGAGCTTTTCGGTCATGTCCGTTGCCGTTGCGGTGTTCTGGTACGGCTTCAACGACGTGGTCGATTACTTCGTCCCGATTCTGGATGGTCCCCACCACACCTGGCTCCGGGCCGAGCCGATTGTCGCTGCCGGCGGGTTCGACCACACGGTGCTCGCCCACGACCTCGCGGCGGGTTGGGCGGTCGTGTTGACGCTCATAGCGACGTTTCTCGCACTGGCGACGCGTGTAGAGAAAGTGAAACGGCAAGCCTGA
- the pdxS gene encoding pyridoxal 5'-phosphate synthase lyase subunit PdxS — protein sequence MTEETDLEDLRRGTDLVKRGFAKMQKGGVIMDVVNREQARIAEDAGAVAVMHLESVPADIRKRGGVARMADPSKLEEIIEEVSIPVMGKARIGHTAEAQILEAAGADMVDESEVLTQADDRYHIDKREFTAPFVCGARNLAEALRRIDEGAAMIRTKGEAGTGDVNQAVTHQRNIQRSIGKLEGMAYEERDEWAREHGAPRRLVHETADRGRLPVVNFAAGGIATPADAALMMQHGCDGIFVGSGIFGAENPQAMGESVVAAVNNYDDPEQLKEIAKNPGKGMKGQANADLDEEEQLQGRGV from the coding sequence ATGACTGAAGAGACCGACCTCGAGGACCTCCGTCGCGGGACTGACCTCGTCAAGCGCGGCTTCGCGAAGATGCAGAAAGGCGGCGTCATCATGGATGTCGTCAACCGTGAGCAAGCCCGAATCGCCGAGGACGCCGGCGCGGTCGCCGTGATGCACCTGGAGTCGGTCCCGGCCGACATCCGCAAGCGGGGCGGTGTCGCCCGGATGGCTGACCCCAGCAAACTCGAAGAGATCATCGAGGAAGTGTCGATTCCGGTGATGGGCAAGGCCCGTATCGGCCACACTGCCGAGGCCCAGATTCTGGAAGCCGCTGGCGCGGATATGGTCGACGAGTCAGAAGTGCTGACGCAGGCCGACGACCGCTACCACATCGACAAGCGCGAGTTCACCGCGCCGTTCGTCTGCGGGGCGCGGAACCTCGCCGAGGCGCTGCGCCGTATCGACGAGGGCGCAGCGATGATTCGCACGAAGGGCGAGGCGGGCACTGGTGACGTGAACCAAGCCGTCACGCACCAGCGGAACATCCAGCGCTCCATCGGCAAGCTCGAAGGGATGGCCTACGAGGAGCGCGACGAATGGGCCCGCGAACACGGTGCGCCTCGGCGGCTCGTCCACGAGACGGCGGACCGCGGCCGGCTGCCGGTCGTCAACTTTGCGGCCGGCGGCATCGCGACGCCTGCCGACGCCGCACTGATGATGCAACACGGCTGTGACGGCATCTTCGTCGGCTCGGGCATCTTCGGGGCGGAGAACCCACAGGCGATGGGCGAGTCCGTCGTCGCGGCGGTCAACAACTACGACGACCCCGAACAGCTCAAGGAGATCGCGAAGAACCCCGGCAAGGGGATGAAAGGCCAGGCGAACGCGGACCTGGACGAAGAAGAGCAGCTGCAGGGTCGCGGCGTCTAA
- a CDS encoding mechanosensitive ion channel family protein, whose amino-acid sequence MAVQGTATPTPAANDTGEGLLELFTVLQRSLDQLVATQGRLVATLILLVVLLLSVVIVPAALSRLRSVTSDRAGDWLQVMADYTPTTIRGVFLRIAQFSMVVLVVVSFLIVWGVLDIVQTVGPYLDGSDQSVLATIQTIVLVMLAFVLSDQMQRWIGRFSQAVTGFTEHQEEILLRLGQVTVFVTIGATIFAVWGIDLSGLLVGAGFLGIVVGLAARQTLGSLIAGFVLMFSRPFTIGDWVLIGEQEGIVTDITVFNTRLENFDGEFVIIPNDRVSDRAVTNRSRKGLLRLTVDIGVDYDTDVDRAMDLAREAMTDIEHVVDSPTPDVVPKDFGDSAVVMELRFWIDHPTPPRKWRAISAVVRGVKATFDEEDIAIPFPQRTLSNRVDAADEKSLEGGVEMRPDGDG is encoded by the coding sequence GTGGCTGTGCAGGGGACGGCCACGCCGACGCCAGCGGCCAACGACACCGGTGAAGGCCTTTTGGAGCTCTTTACCGTGTTACAGCGGTCGCTGGACCAGTTGGTCGCGACACAGGGGCGACTCGTCGCGACGCTCATCCTTCTCGTCGTCCTCCTTCTCAGCGTCGTCATCGTTCCAGCAGCCCTCTCCCGGCTTCGGTCTGTCACGTCGGACCGAGCCGGCGACTGGCTGCAGGTCATGGCCGACTACACGCCGACGACCATCCGAGGCGTGTTTCTCCGGATCGCCCAGTTCTCGATGGTCGTTCTCGTTGTCGTCTCGTTTCTCATCGTCTGGGGCGTTCTCGATATCGTCCAGACAGTCGGGCCGTACCTCGACGGGAGCGATCAGTCAGTGCTGGCGACGATACAGACGATCGTTCTCGTCATGCTGGCCTTTGTCCTGTCCGACCAGATGCAGCGGTGGATCGGCCGGTTCAGCCAAGCTGTTACCGGCTTCACCGAACACCAGGAGGAGATCCTTCTCCGACTGGGGCAGGTCACTGTGTTCGTCACCATCGGTGCGACGATCTTCGCCGTCTGGGGCATCGACCTCAGTGGCTTGCTCGTCGGGGCCGGGTTCCTCGGTATCGTTGTCGGTCTGGCTGCCAGACAGACGCTCGGCTCGCTCATCGCCGGTTTCGTCCTGATGTTCTCTCGCCCGTTCACTATCGGCGACTGGGTGCTCATTGGCGAGCAGGAGGGCATCGTAACGGACATCACTGTTTTCAATACGCGGCTGGAGAACTTCGATGGCGAGTTCGTCATCATTCCGAACGACCGCGTGAGCGACCGCGCAGTGACAAACCGCAGCCGAAAGGGGCTGTTGCGCCTCACAGTCGATATCGGTGTGGACTACGACACCGACGTTGACCGGGCGATGGACCTCGCCCGCGAAGCGATGACAGACATCGAGCACGTCGTCGATTCACCGACGCCGGATGTCGTTCCGAAGGACTTCGGGGACTCCGCTGTGGTGATGGAACTCCGGTTCTGGATCGATCACCCGACGCCACCGCGGAAGTGGCGCGCCATCTCGGCGGTCGTCCGGGGTGTGAAAGCCACTTTCGACGAAGAAGACATCGCGATCCCGTTCCCACAGCGGACCCTCTCGAACCGCGTGGACGCGGCGGACGAAAAGTCGCTGGAAGGCGGCGTGGAGATGCGTCCGGACGGCGACGGCTGA
- a CDS encoding DUF2150 family protein, translating into MSTPPGEYYTEERWQNWLDRIEEEDVDPEDEDSARLLLNLQDDAAIAVAKILTDYEDGPLDEEATLDELTGVREIVLDDIDIDDEETVMLIDGVQTSLLCVFYAAEEFVAEGAADDATITDYIEAAADAEAEEDLDAALGYCVQAGTQIIGGSELPMEVAEDLEYGLVSEWVNGLDSLQTAMSDPEVVEEDES; encoded by the coding sequence ATGAGCACTCCGCCGGGGGAGTATTACACCGAAGAACGCTGGCAGAACTGGCTAGACCGCATCGAGGAAGAAGACGTCGACCCTGAAGATGAGGATTCAGCGCGGCTCCTGTTGAACCTTCAGGACGACGCTGCGATCGCGGTCGCGAAGATTCTCACCGATTACGAGGACGGACCGCTCGACGAAGAGGCGACGCTCGACGAGCTTACCGGCGTCCGAGAGATCGTTCTCGACGACATCGACATCGACGACGAGGAGACCGTGATGCTGATCGACGGCGTCCAGACATCGCTGCTGTGCGTGTTCTATGCGGCCGAGGAGTTCGTCGCAGAAGGCGCTGCGGACGATGCGACCATCACGGACTACATCGAAGCCGCCGCGGACGCGGAAGCCGAAGAGGACCTCGACGCGGCACTGGGCTACTGTGTGCAGGCCGGCACGCAGATCATTGGCGGGTCGGAGCTCCCGATGGAGGTCGCTGAGGACCTCGAATACGGACTCGTCTCCGAGTGGGTCAACGGACTTGACAGTCTCCAGACCGCAATGAGCGACCCGGAAGTCGTCGAAGAAGACGAGAGTTGA
- a CDS encoding PKD domain-containing protein, with the protein MTFMGDERAQSVQVGAVLLFGVLIIAFSSYQAFAVPEQNQEVEFNHNQQVQTQLQDLRNAIVSVPGQPSRQAVSVQLGTRYPSRLVATNPGPPSGLLYTDGTSNESQNLTIRNAEARTPETADYWDGTTPRHYNTGAIAYKPEYNVYGEAPETVYEHSVVYNQFREGNITLSEQTMVDGRDITLVTLNGSMSRSTSDSVTVDVEPKSQSSRTVRVTNTTATSNVSVSFLSRLPEEEWRVILEDEIDPNPGDKGNEQYVASVTGAEGPGSLYNITIVFERDTTYRLKMAKAGVGSGDTDESEAYLTTVGSEEITVARGNSKEIVLEVRDAYNNPVSDVEVNGSVDGSNAGSLTTDTESSDSDGRVRFVYETSQSTATGTATVQFSLDEINGSFDGESPEDVSVPVTVTEANPGSGGGSGNSGLIYNDDAFALDSDGSIDGGVQFTVTNELGETITITTVAIDPVDDQIDYLSDNTAGFLERSPQETELYIEADSNGYTDLGTGASIPRIIDVDGDSSYFSGSNPILADSSTATFHLFEFGDGNNEKNMNGESVTITVTYELSSGGTGSKMFTIIPGGANTNEQPNADFTIDSSGGSGNLKFDANPSSDPQGDIVTYEWDFDGDGIFETETNKEKINTKSVSSDTTVALRVVDSEGNADTVRKEVP; encoded by the coding sequence ATGACTTTCATGGGCGATGAGCGTGCGCAGTCAGTACAGGTCGGGGCTGTACTGCTGTTCGGCGTGCTGATCATCGCCTTCTCCTCGTATCAGGCGTTTGCTGTCCCGGAGCAAAATCAGGAGGTGGAGTTCAATCACAATCAGCAGGTCCAGACGCAGTTGCAGGACCTGCGAAACGCCATCGTCTCCGTGCCGGGGCAGCCGAGCCGGCAGGCCGTCTCGGTCCAGTTGGGGACGCGATACCCGAGTCGGCTAGTGGCAACGAATCCCGGGCCACCGTCAGGGTTGCTGTACACAGATGGGACCAGCAACGAGTCCCAAAACCTCACGATTCGCAACGCCGAGGCACGCACCCCCGAAACGGCAGATTACTGGGACGGAACCACACCGCGGCACTACAACACGGGGGCCATCGCCTACAAGCCGGAATACAACGTCTACGGGGAGGCTCCGGAGACTGTCTACGAGCACTCGGTCGTCTACAACCAGTTCCGCGAGGGGAACATCACGCTCTCGGAACAGACGATGGTCGACGGGCGGGACATCACGCTCGTCACACTCAACGGGTCGATGAGCCGCTCGACGAGCGATTCGGTCACGGTCGACGTAGAGCCAAAGTCCCAGTCCTCCCGGACGGTCCGCGTAACAAATACGACGGCGACATCGAACGTCTCGGTCTCGTTTCTCTCCCGCCTCCCAGAGGAGGAGTGGAGAGTGATTCTCGAAGACGAAATCGACCCGAATCCAGGCGACAAAGGCAATGAACAGTACGTCGCAAGCGTCACCGGGGCCGAGGGACCGGGCTCGCTCTATAACATCACTATCGTTTTCGAACGAGACACCACGTATCGCCTGAAGATGGCGAAAGCGGGCGTCGGATCGGGCGACACCGACGAAAGTGAAGCGTACCTCACGACCGTCGGCAGCGAGGAGATTACTGTCGCGAGGGGTAACAGCAAGGAGATCGTGCTGGAGGTCCGGGACGCGTATAACAACCCCGTAAGCGATGTCGAAGTGAACGGCTCAGTCGATGGGAGTAACGCGGGGTCGCTTACCACAGACACAGAGTCATCCGACAGCGACGGTCGCGTCAGGTTCGTCTACGAGACAAGCCAGTCGACGGCAACTGGAACAGCTACCGTCCAGTTCAGCCTCGACGAGATCAATGGTTCGTTCGACGGCGAGTCTCCTGAAGACGTCTCAGTGCCGGTGACGGTGACGGAAGCGAACCCAGGATCTGGGGGCGGGTCCGGAAACAGCGGTCTCATCTACAACGATGACGCCTTTGCTCTTGACAGCGACGGGAGCATCGATGGGGGCGTACAGTTTACGGTCACCAATGAACTAGGCGAGACGATCACGATAACCACAGTCGCAATCGACCCCGTTGACGACCAGATTGACTACCTCAGCGATAACACTGCTGGATTCCTCGAAAGGTCTCCACAAGAAACTGAATTGTATATCGAAGCAGACAGCAACGGCTATACCGATCTCGGTACCGGGGCCAGCATTCCGCGAATCATAGATGTAGATGGTGATAGCAGCTACTTTAGTGGCTCAAACCCAATACTGGCAGACTCGTCGACCGCTACGTTCCATCTGTTTGAGTTCGGAGACGGAAACAACGAGAAAAACATGAACGGCGAGAGCGTCACGATAACCGTGACCTACGAACTGTCGAGCGGCGGCACCGGTTCAAAGATGTTTACCATCATTCCGGGCGGGGCAAACACGAACGAGCAACCGAACGCCGACTTCACGATAGATAGTTCCGGAGGCAGTGGTAATCTAAAATTCGACGCCAACCCGTCCAGTGACCCACAGGGAGACATTGTGACCTACGAGTGGGACTTCGATGGAGACGGTATCTTCGAGACTGAAACAAATAAAGAGAAAATTAATACTAAGAGTGTGTCGTCTGATACGACGGTCGCACTCCGCGTCGTTGACTCGGAAGGGAATGCCGACACTGTCCGCAAAGAGGTTCCGTAA
- a CDS encoding CAP domain-containing protein — MVVLAALSVSGLTGIAVEGTLGPDATQSAPTESTDAPPAATPQTSSSPSATPSRVGAASAMTQSEEPTSTPDAAQTTSADTQTPIDTDRLENRLIAAINDRRGNPIANDAVDGSLSDESKTGQTLSAMAGNHSERMAAQGLASPIANGSDTTDRYAAAGLSEQCRLRHKGNAYIRPVTDLELVTSIDPNGANATRTANAVADHWFDLSGPRDTLYVANANHIGVGAATADGVVYITVNLC, encoded by the coding sequence TTGGTAGTTCTGGCGGCACTCAGTGTCTCGGGACTCACAGGAATAGCGGTCGAGGGGACGCTTGGTCCAGACGCGACCCAATCAGCGCCGACGGAGTCCACGGACGCGCCGCCGGCAGCGACTCCCCAGACGAGCAGTTCGCCGTCGGCGACGCCGAGTCGTGTCGGGGCTGCAAGCGCCATGACGCAGTCCGAAGAGCCCACTTCAACGCCGGATGCGGCACAGACCACATCAGCAGATACACAGACGCCCATCGATACAGACCGCCTCGAAAACCGGCTCATAGCGGCAATCAACGATCGGCGTGGCAACCCGATTGCTAACGACGCCGTTGACGGCTCCCTCTCGGATGAGAGCAAAACCGGCCAGACGCTGTCAGCCATGGCCGGCAACCACAGTGAGCGAATGGCTGCACAGGGGTTGGCCTCCCCGATTGCGAACGGGTCAGACACGACAGACCGGTATGCGGCCGCCGGACTGTCCGAGCAGTGTCGCCTCCGCCACAAAGGCAATGCGTATATCCGCCCGGTGACCGACCTCGAACTGGTCACGAGTATCGACCCGAACGGGGCGAACGCGACCCGGACGGCCAACGCCGTCGCCGACCACTGGTTCGACCTCTCCGGCCCTCGTGACACGCTGTACGTGGCGAACGCGAACCACATCGGCGTCGGCGCGGCGACTGCCGACGGTGTTGTCTACATTACCGTGAATCTCTGCTGA
- the hmgB gene encoding hydroxymethylglutaryl-CoA synthase, translating to MTAVGIDAMEIWTGKLKLDLAETFAPAQGDDPGKYTKGLGLRASSFPDVYEDIVTMGANAAHRLMERKGLTPEDIGRIDVATESAFDNSKPVSTYIAGCLEQVYDENFHHANKGERKFACISGTQSLDDAYNWIRAGRNRGRAALVIATDTALYARDDPGEATQGAGAVAMLVDEDPNLVELSTEQGYGSADETDFLKPNQQFPSVDGKRSVNVYLARMREALEDFAEVAGDIHPGDYEMIPFHTPFPGMVRKAAALGYRHIVRGTDVGDLLAEEIGHQPMRSDFETDDEFHAAIKEYTDALTETERYQDWYANTIEPTLEISREVGNWYTGSVHIARASGLKHARESGLDLDEAKLLVASYGSGAQAEVHAETVVPGWEEEIGALDIDEQIQNRHELTFAEYEQVHDVHNHDTEADVEEFTAPEKEFAFDGWGRMGERKYRYVE from the coding sequence ATGACTGCAGTCGGTATCGACGCCATGGAGATCTGGACCGGAAAGCTCAAACTCGACCTCGCTGAGACGTTCGCGCCGGCTCAGGGGGACGATCCGGGGAAGTATACGAAGGGGCTCGGCCTGCGTGCATCATCGTTCCCAGATGTGTACGAGGATATTGTCACAATGGGGGCGAACGCGGCCCATCGTCTGATGGAGCGCAAGGGGCTGACGCCCGAGGATATCGGCCGTATCGATGTGGCGACCGAGAGCGCCTTCGACAACTCGAAGCCCGTTTCGACGTACATCGCAGGCTGTCTCGAACAGGTGTACGACGAAAACTTCCACCACGCCAACAAGGGCGAACGGAAGTTCGCCTGTATCTCCGGGACACAGAGCCTCGACGACGCCTACAACTGGATCCGCGCCGGACGGAACCGCGGTCGGGCCGCGCTCGTCATCGCAACTGACACTGCACTGTATGCCCGCGACGACCCCGGCGAGGCCACACAGGGGGCCGGCGCGGTGGCGATGCTCGTCGACGAAGACCCCAATCTGGTCGAACTCTCGACCGAGCAGGGGTACGGGAGCGCCGACGAAACTGACTTCCTTAAACCAAATCAGCAGTTCCCGTCCGTCGACGGAAAGCGCTCGGTGAACGTCTACCTCGCCCGTATGCGCGAGGCGCTGGAGGACTTCGCTGAGGTAGCCGGCGACATCCACCCGGGCGACTACGAGATGATTCCCTTCCATACGCCGTTCCCGGGGATGGTCCGGAAGGCCGCAGCGCTTGGCTACCGACACATCGTTCGCGGCACAGACGTCGGCGACCTGCTCGCCGAGGAAATCGGCCACCAGCCCATGCGTTCGGACTTCGAGACCGACGACGAGTTCCACGCGGCGATCAAGGAGTACACGGACGCACTCACCGAAACCGAGCGCTATCAGGACTGGTACGCCAATACCATCGAGCCGACGCTCGAAATTTCCCGGGAGGTCGGGAACTGGTACACCGGTTCTGTCCACATCGCCCGTGCCTCTGGGCTGAAACACGCCCGCGAGAGCGGACTGGATCTGGACGAGGCGAAATTGTTAGTTGCCTCCTACGGGTCCGGCGCACAGGCGGAAGTCCACGCTGAAACCGTTGTCCCCGGCTGGGAGGAGGAGATCGGCGCGCTTGATATCGACGAGCAGATCCAGAACCGCCACGAGCTCACCTTTGCGGAGTACGAACAGGTCCACGACGTCCACAATCACGATACCGAGGCAGATGTCGAGGAGTTCACCGCGCCCGAAAAGGAATTCGCCTTCGACGGCTGGGGCCGGATGGGTGAGCGGAAATATCGGTACGTGGAGTAA